The Pseudofrankia sp. DC12 region GTCGCGGCGGTGGACAGCGTTGATCTGGCGGATCGTGCCGACCTGGTGGACGGTGCTGATCTGTTGGCCCCGACCACCGGGCGGGTGGTGGCCCTCGGCGGCGCCCGGGTCCAGCCCCGCGCCACGCGGCCGGTGTCAGCCAGGCAGCGCACTCCGGTCGCCGCCCTCGTGCCAGCCGGCGGGGCCACCGGACCGGGCGACGGCGGCCCGGACGGGACCGAGCCGGCCGCCGTGGACACGGCGGCGCTGGACGCGGTCGTCCTGGAGATCCTGGACGCCGACGCCGATGCCCGCGCCGTCCCGCAGGCGGGGCCGTCCGCGTCGGGGCTGTCCGCTTCTGGGCCGGCCGGCCTCGAGCCGGCCGCGGCCGAGGCGGCAGCGTCGGCGCCCCTCGAGCCCGAGGCTGTTGAGCCTGAGCCTGAGCCCGGCACCGCGCAGGGAGCCGTGTCTGAGCCCGTCGTGTCTGAGGCTGTGGTGCCTGAGCCCGCCGCCGAGGTGGCCGCGGCGGAGCCTGTCGGGCCCGAGCCTGTCGGGCCCGAGGCCGTCGTGGCTGCGCCGGCCGTTGCTGAGGTGGTCGCGTCAGCGCCCGTAGTGCCTCCGGCTGTAGTGCCTGCGGCCGTAGGACCGGAGCCGGCCGCGCCGGGGCCGGCCGCGCCGGGGCCGGCCGCGCCGGGGCCGGCCGGGTCCGAGGCCGCGCTGATCGGGTTCGACGATCCGCGGCGCCTCGACCACCCCGGGCAGCGGGACAAGTCCGACGCTGACGAGCTGGTCCTGCCGTCGTGGGGCGGTCCCGCGGAGCCGGTGCCGTCCACCGACAACCTCAAGGAGATCGTCGGCATCGGCCCGGTAATCGAGGCCCGGCTGCGCACCCTCGGCATCACCTCGTTCCGCCAACTGGCGGCGATGGGGGACACCGACGTCGACCGGCTCTCGGCCAGCCTCGACGGGTTCGGCAGCCGCATCCTCTCCGACGACTGGGTCGGCCAGGCCCGCGAGCTGCAGACCCGCGGCCTCGAGGACCTCGGCTACTGACCCGGTGCGGGATCGCCGCGCCTCAGAAGCTCGCGGAACTCTCGAAGTCATGCCCTGTGGTGGTGCGTTCGCCCAGGGCGGCGACCACGACGCCGGACTCGATACCGGGCTGATCGAGCGGGGTCAGAGCTCCGAGATCAGGCCTTCGATCTCGGCGTCGAGGATCCGCCGGTCGGTGACGTCGATGTACAGCCAGAGGTGGCCGCGGTAGCCGTCGGGGCTGACCAGCGGCAGGTGGCTGCGCTCGAAGACGCGGCCGTCGGCGAACATCACGGCCTCCCGCCGCAGCGTCCGTCGCCGACGCAGCAGGATGTCGAGGCGGTTGGCGAACCCGGCCGGGTCGTCCACCAGCCCGGCGCGTGGCCGCAGCAGGAGGCGGCAGTCGGTGCCGACCAGGTCGACGGGCGCCTCGGCCAGGTCGAACAGGTCGCAGTACGCCTGGTTCACGCCGACCACCTGGCTCTGCGCGTCGGCGAGGAGTACCGCGGCCGGCAGCTCGGCGAGCAGGCTGGTCAGCCAGCGCTCCCGGTCGCGGCAGGCGGCCTCGGCCCGGGCCAGCTCGCCGTAGAGGCAGCCGCACTCCGCGGGCGGTATCCGGCCGAACCGGCCGGGTCCGCCGTCGCCGGGCCCGTGTCCGCCGTCGTGCCCCTCGCCACCGGTCCCGTTCCCCGCACCGTCACCGGTGCCGCCCGTGCCGTGGCTCGCGCCCTGGCCGCCGCCGTGGGCCCACCGGGCATGACCCCCGTGGCCGTTGTCGTGACCGCCGCCGAGGCGCCCCCGTCGCGGGTCGGGCTCGCCGACGCGGTGGCCGTCGGCGGCGCGACCGTGCAGCGCGATCGCTGACCTCCATTCGCCGCCCATCGTCGGCGGTGCCTGTGGGTCGACGCGGCCGGGCCAGCTGTCGCCGCCGTCGGGAGCAGCCGCCCGCCGCCGGTCACCGTCCCAGGCGAGGTGGTCGCGTCGCGGCCGTTCCCGGCCGCTCGGCCCGGGTGGGAGGCTCACCGGGCCGAGGCCGCCGGTGTGATCCGGGCTGTGCGGATCCGCCGCCCGCGGGCCGGCGGAAGGACCGTCGTCGCCGGGTACCCCGCCGGCTCGGCGTGGGTCCGGTGGCCCGTCGGCGGCGGTGTCGTCCCACCAGGCCGGGCCACCGTCGCCCGGCTCGTCGCCGCGGCCCGGGCTCGCGCGATCGGCGCGATCCTGGCTGTCCGCGCCGGGCCAGGCGCGCACGGCGTCCCAGCCAGGCCCGGCGCCCCAGCCGTGGGTGTCGTCGTGGTCGGCCCCGCCGAGGCGGTCGGCCGGAGGCAGCGCCGGCTCCTGGCCGGTGCGCGGCCGGGGGAGCGTCACCGGGACCGTCGGCCCCTGCTCGCCGGAGGGCTCCCTCGACTGTTGCCGCAACGCCGATCGTTCCGGGCCCGCGGCGCGGGTCGGCAGGTCCGTCCACTCGGCCCCCCACGTCGGGCCGCCGGGGCCGCCAGGTTTGACGCCGAGGCGGGCCGCCGTCGGGCCGGGCGGCCAGGCCGGCACCGGCGGCAGCGGCGTCAGGGTCCCGACGAACCGGGTACCGCCGGCGCCCGCCGTGGTCGCCACGGCCTGCAGGACGGCGGCCCGGTGCAGCCCGTCGGGCCGCAGCAGCCGCAGCCGGACCCACACGCCGTCGCCGCCGGCGCGGGCGCGCCCCCACTGGTCCGTGACTGTCAGCAGGTCGTGCGGGTGGACCGCGCGCTCCCAGCCCCAGCCGAGCGCCTCGTCCGGGTCGACGCCGGTCAGCTCACTCCAGCGTGGGTTGACGAAGACGTGCCGGCCGACGGCGTCCGCCGCGAAGACCGGTACCGGGCAGCTCATCGCTACCCGGCGGAAGATCTCCCACCCGGCCGCGGCGTCCGCGTCCGGCTCGTCGACCTCGGCTGGTCGCCCGCCACCGGGCCAGCCGGGGCTGTCGCCGGCCCCGTCGGCGGTCGGCGCCGCGCCGAGGACCGCTTCGCCGAGCACGGCCTCGCGAGCCGGTTCGACGCCGTGTGCTCGCCCGCCGCCCTCGTCGCCGGGATGGCCGTCCGGCGCCGCGTTCACGCGGACACCGCCGGGACGCCGTGGGTAGCCGTCGAAGCCAGGCTTGCCGGCAGGCCGCCGGCAAGCGACCGCGGATGGACATGGGAAAACATTCGAGACCCCCGGGAGGCACGCCACGGCGGCCCGGACAGGGCGGGGACGTGGGGGGAAGGTCCGTCGCCGAACCGGTTCGTGACTGACCGAACGTGGAAGGTTGCGAAGCGTTAGCAGGTTAGCGCGGACCGAGTGGCGGACTCGTGAGGTGCGTGGATGTGGCGCACGCGTGCCGGCCAGCTCCCGGTGCATCTGGGGCGGTATGTAGCCGCCGGCGCCTTTCGTGGACCCGGCCGCCATCCCCGCCTATCGGCGGGGAGAGCCTGGAGGCCCCAGCTGCGCGGATGGTCCCGGAATCGCCGCGTGCGGGCCGGTGGGCCCAGGTCTTTGAGCCTGCCGTCGCGGATGGTCAGGCCGGCCGCCTGGCTGGCTCGCCGGGCACCGGTCGCACGGCTGGCCAGCGGCGACCGGCCCAGGCGACGGTCTGCTTGCTTCATCGCCGTGACCGCTCTATGCCACGGGAGGCCATCGGAAGGGTTGCTGGAGCGACACGCATATCACGTCGAGTGTCCGGATAACCGTACCCCGCCACCATGCCCCCGATGAGGTTGTGCGAACGTTGTTCGGTGCATCCCCTTCCTTCGGGGTTGCCGGAATGTGGCGTGCTTTCTACCCTTCGTGTCGATACCGGGTTGGCAGGTTCCGGCCACGGTCGCGCGGGGGCGGTTGCGTGCGCCTGGACGAGGAGCGGCGGACTCTCGTGGCGGCGGTACGGGGTGGCCCTTACACGGTCGGGCTGGGCGCCGGCCAGGGCGCGGCTGGCGGCCCGGGTGCCGGCGCGCCGGCTGGCTGGCCGGACGCGGCGGCCCTGGTGGAGAACGAGGTCCGGGAGCTGGTCCGGCGCCGCGCGCTCGACCCCGCGCGGGAGTCGGTCGTCGTGCGCCGGCTGGTCGACGACGTGATCGTCGACTACGAGGAGCGGGTGCTCACCAGCGACCTGCCGCCGGTCGCCGACCGGGAGCTCGTCGCCCGGCTCGTCTACGACGCGGTCGCCGGCTTCGGGCCGCTGCAGCGCCACCTCGACGACCCGGCGGTCGAGGAGATCTGGATCAACGAGCCGGGCCGGGTGTTCATCGCCCGCCATGGCCGCAGCGAGCTCACCACCACGATCCTCACCGGCGACCAGGTGCAGGACCTGGTCGAGCGGATGCTGAAGACCTCGGGGCGGCGGGTGGACCTCTCGACCCCGTTCGTGGACGCGATGCTGCCGGACGGCTCCCGGCTGCACGTCGTCATCCCGGACGTCACCCGCCTGCACTGGTCCGTCAACATCCGCAAGTTCATCCTCTCGGCGTCGAGCCTTGACGAGCTGGTCGCCACGGGGACGCTCCCGCCGGGGGCTGCGGCCTTCCTGGAAGCGTCGGTCGTCGCTGGGCTGAACATCATCATTGCCGGCGGTACCCAGGCCGGGAAGACCACGATGCTCAACTGCCTCGGCTCGGCGATCCCGGCCCGCGAACGGGTGATCAGCTGCGAGGAGGTCTTCGAGCTGCGGCTGCGTGCTCCCGACTGGGTGGCGATGCAGACCAGGCAGGCGAACCTCGAGGGCAGCGGGGAGATCCGGCTGCGTCGACTGATCAAGGAGGCGCTGCGGATGCGCCCGGACCGGCTGCTCGTCGGCGAGGTCCGCCAGGAGGAGGCCCTTGACCTGCTCATCGCGCTGAACTCGGGTTTGCCGGGCATGTGCAGCCTGCACGCCAACTCGGCGCGCGAGGCCGTCACCAAGCTGTGCACGCTGCCCCTGCTCGCCGGCGAGAACGTGAGCCACAACTTCGTCGTGCCGACGGTCGCCGCGAGCGTGGACCTGGTCGTTCACCTGATCAAGGACGCGCACGGCCGGCGGAGGGTGACGGAGATCG contains the following coding sequences:
- a CDS encoding PAS domain-containing protein, whose translation is MNAAPDGHPGDEGGGRAHGVEPAREAVLGEAVLGAAPTADGAGDSPGWPGGGRPAEVDEPDADAAAGWEIFRRVAMSCPVPVFAADAVGRHVFVNPRWSELTGVDPDEALGWGWERAVHPHDLLTVTDQWGRARAGGDGVWVRLRLLRPDGLHRAAVLQAVATTAGAGGTRFVGTLTPLPPVPAWPPGPTAARLGVKPGGPGGPTWGAEWTDLPTRAAGPERSALRQQSREPSGEQGPTVPVTLPRPRTGQEPALPPADRLGGADHDDTHGWGAGPGWDAVRAWPGADSQDRADRASPGRGDEPGDGGPAWWDDTAADGPPDPRRAGGVPGDDGPSAGPRAADPHSPDHTGGLGPVSLPPGPSGRERPRRDHLAWDGDRRRAAAPDGGDSWPGRVDPQAPPTMGGEWRSAIALHGRAADGHRVGEPDPRRGRLGGGHDNGHGGHARWAHGGGQGASHGTGGTGDGAGNGTGGEGHDGGHGPGDGGPGRFGRIPPAECGCLYGELARAEAACRDRERWLTSLLAELPAAVLLADAQSQVVGVNQAYCDLFDLAEAPVDLVGTDCRLLLRPRAGLVDDPAGFANRLDILLRRRRTLRREAVMFADGRVFERSHLPLVSPDGYRGHLWLYIDVTDRRILDAEIEGLISEL
- a CDS encoding ATPase, T2SS/T4P/T4SS family; this encodes MENEVRELVRRRALDPARESVVVRRLVDDVIVDYEERVLTSDLPPVADRELVARLVYDAVAGFGPLQRHLDDPAVEEIWINEPGRVFIARHGRSELTTTILTGDQVQDLVERMLKTSGRRVDLSTPFVDAMLPDGSRLHVVIPDVTRLHWSVNIRKFILSASSLDELVATGTLPPGAAAFLEASVVAGLNIIIAGGTQAGKTTMLNCLGSAIPARERVISCEEVFELRLRAPDWVAMQTRQANLEGSGEIRLRRLIKEALRMRPDRLLVGEVRQEEALDLLIALNSGLPGMCSLHANSAREAVTKLCTLPLLAGENVSHNFVVPTVAASVDLVVHLIKDAHGRRRVTEIVALPGRAEGDVVEVAQIFRSYGDTLVRAEGYPPHPDRFARAGYDLAALLAPADRGWPEIAVER